In the Colius striatus isolate bColStr4 chromosome W, bColStr4.1.hap1, whole genome shotgun sequence genome, one interval contains:
- the LOC133628600 gene encoding LOW QUALITY PROTEIN: transmembrane and ubiquitin-like domain-containing protein 2 (The sequence of the model RefSeq protein was modified relative to this genomic sequence to represent the inferred CDS: inserted 2 bases in 1 codon) — MELPTDTFIQGVGDEVTVVAGIVMLVLVRLSTYVADSSNQLLGTIVTTXDAAIIWLGHVERVPENPEEKTEEEGGAVSGPVAEQGAGSSPPDPGLEQLLVIQRLPKRTTAAEPSAPGSQREPPALMGSDLYSGIIKIWLKFLNDMEEDTVGGLKSKYFLGQESQIKFIYRGHLLQDQQQMLRSLHITDNCVIHYHRSQSATNTPTSLPSAATATPGARGLPLGAGNLIVPTVMVVLAVVWHFWSPPSPRDQQCSGGAFLHCGIMVTAAGAAWSLAHPSQSCCWTLPPPRRGCAPPRYCLPPPPPNPKHRSGERSQPE; from the exons ATGGAGCTCCCCACTGACACCTTCATCCAAGGGGTGGGGGATGAGGTGACAGTGGTGGCTGGTATAGTGATGCTGGTCCTGGTGCGGCTGTCCACTTATGTTGCTGACAGCAGCAACCAGCTTTTGGGAACAATTGTGACAAC GGATGCAGCTATTATCTGGCTTGGCCACGTGGAGCG GGTCCCTGAAAACccagaagagaaaacagaagaggaaggtgGAGCAGTGTCAGGGCCAGTAGCAGAgcagggggctggcagcagccccccTGACCCTGGCCTAGAGCAGCTGCTGGTCATCCAGAGATTGCCTAAAAGGAccacagctgctgagcccagtgCCCCAGGTAGCCAGAGGGAGCCACCTGCCCTGATGGGGAGTGATTTGTACTCTGGCATCATCAAGATCTGGCTCAAATTCCTCAATGACATGGAGGAGGACACTGTGGGGGGCCTCAAGAG CAAGTATTTCCTGGGCCAGGAGAGCCAGATAAAGTTCATATACCGTGGGCACCTGCTGCAGGACCAGCAGCAGATGCTGCGTTCGCTACACATCACAGACAACTGCGTCATCCACTACCACCGCTCCCAGAGTGCCACCAAcacccccacctccctgcccAGTGCTGCCACTGCCACACCAGGTGCCAGGGGCCTCCCCCTGGGTGCAGGGAACCTCATAGTCCCCACCGTCATGGTGGTGCTGGCAGTTGTCTGGCATTTCTGgtcccccccatcccccaggGACCAGCAGTGCTCAGGTGGTGCTTTTCTCCACTGTGGCATTATGGTGACTGCAGCTGGTGCAGCATGGAGCTTGGCCCACCCTTCCCAATCTTGCTGCTGGACTTTGCCCCCCCCCAGAAGGGGCTGTGCTCCCCCCAGATActgtcttcctcctcctccccctaaTCCCAAGCACAGATCAGGGGAAAGATCTCAGCCTGAGTGA
- the LOC133628601 gene encoding LOW QUALITY PROTEIN: ankyrin repeat and SOCS box protein 16-like (The sequence of the model RefSeq protein was modified relative to this genomic sequence to represent the inferred CDS: inserted 1 base in 1 codon; deleted 1 base in 1 codon) yields the protein MAPHPLLGPQYCWDPAVPVHWDPLRIKSIFKDETTTNLIMEPITEELVWSPERGGGGGQVSSLQNKGGERGSKVKNNGGGGLAALIRGCGWDGEDAWGIGGLWVLSSCQQQTSASCIAAGRDYSAWHLLLRGAEVNAVVGGRASMHDSVAAPRADYACLVLAFGADPNLPSADGAAPLHRARQPPVHATERTPPRLQGQGSLGGFSAPSHPHSPPGVELLLAHGARVNLGTRDRQLTALHVXGMVAYVELYLEHGADPARRSRQGKISLKATCAAAEHPKDAERYYQVAKQLLAVGSDSRAASRKDLMLLNNACNGQAWLLLHHGADATVSNCAGYTPMDCALHAVEEYQHQHPEETIALLNHGAGPVHRGQSGVEGDRGTVIVTPASVTELCQQMLKFCCRHPLVLELHLRLHSPCRELGGGHASRDVGGKGVQHALACSPTPACSPLCLSPPSPGTPGFLCLGGAHGGHHPAAPRGAHLLRVAPMARLPPDRSDKGRPAAPCHPVASSSPASCPSPSTSMRIKDLAEVALDVAPSREAWQEPRTPHGAGGEGTACHGGR from the exons ATGG ccccccaccccctgctCGGGCCCCAGTACTGCTGGGACCCTGCTGTCCCTGTACACTGGGACCCCCTGCGCATCAAGAGCATCTTTAAGGATGAGACCACCACGAACCTGATCATGGAGCCGATCACTGAGGAGCTGGTGTGGTCACCtgagcggggaggggggggggggcaggtgTCCTCACTGCAAAataaagggggggaaaggggcaGCAAGGTCAAGAACAATGGAGGAGGAGGGCTGGCTGCTCTAATTCGGGGGTGTGGCTGGGACGGGGAGGACGCCTGGGGAATCGGGG GGTTGTGGGTGCTGAgttcctgccagcagcagacgTCAGCTTCGTGCATCGCGGCCGGCCGGGACTACAGCGCCTGGCACCTGCTGCTGCGGGGCGCGGAGGTGAACGCGGTAGTGGGCGGCCGTGCCTCGATGCACGACAGCGTGGCCGCGCCCCGCGCCGATTACGCCTGCCTGGTCCTGGCCTTCGGCGCCGACCCCAACCTGCCGAGTGCCGACGGCGCGGCCCCGCTGCACCGCGCGCGACAGCCTCCGGTGCACGCAACAGAGAGAACCCCACCTCGTCTGCAGGGCCAG gggtctttgggggggtTCTCAGCCCCGTCTCACCCACATTCTCCGCCAGgtgtggagctgctgctggcgcACGGGGCACGGGTGAACCTGGGGACGCGAGACCGGCAGCTGACGGCGCTACATG GCGGCATGGTGGCCTACGTGGAGCTGTACCTGGAGCACGGTGCTGACCCAGCGCGCCGCAGCCGCCAAGGCAAGATCTCCCTCAAAGCCACCTGTGCCGCCGCCGAGCACCCCAAGGACGCTGAGCGCTACTACCAGGTGGCTAAGCAGTTGCTGGCAGTGGGGTCCGACTCCAGGGCCGCCAGCCGCAAGGACCTCATGCTGCTG AATAACGCCTGTAACGGACAGGCGTGGTTACTGCTGCACCACGGGGCTGATGCCACTGTCTCCAACTGCGCTGGCTATACCCCCATGGACTGTGCTCTCCACGCTGTCGAGGAGTACCAGCATCAGCATCCTGAGGAAACCATCGCCCTCCTCAACCACGGCGCTGGCCCAGTTCACCGTGGGCAATCGGGGGTGGAGGGTGACAGGGGTACTGTAATAGTGACCCCTGCCTCGGTGACAGAGCTCTGTCAACAGATGCTCAAGTTCTGCTGCCGGCACCCGCTGGTACTGGAGCTACATCTACGACTGCATTCCCCCTGTCGAGAGCTGGGTGGAGGCCATGCCTCCAGGGATGTGGGAGGTAAGGGGGTGCAGCATGCTCTGGCCTGTTCCCCCACCCCAGCGTGCTCACCCCTGTGTCTGTCCCCTCCCTCTCCAGGAACACCAGGATTTCTATGCCTTGGCGGTGCACATGGTGGGCACCATCCAGCTGCCCCTCGAGGGGCCCATCTCCTGAGGGTGGCCCCCATGGCCCGCCTCCCCCCGGATAGGAGTGACAAGGGGAGGCCGGCAGCTCCATGTCACCCCGTGGCTTCCTCTTCGCCTGCGTCATGTCCCTCCCCAAGCACCTCGATGCGAATAAAAGACCTGGCAGAGGTGGCTCTCGATGTGGCTCCCTCCCGCGAGGCCTGGCAGGAGCCGCGGACACCGCacggggcaggaggggagggcaCAGCCTGTCACGGGGGAAGGTGA
- the LOC104555361 gene encoding ataxin-7-like protein 3 isoform X1 gives MKMEEMSLSGLDNSKLEAVSHEIYTDLVEDACLGLCFEVHRAVKCGYFFLDDTDPDSMKDFEIVDQPGVDIFGQVYNQWKNKECVCPNCSRSIAASRFAPHLEKCLGMGRNSSRIANRRIASSNNMNKSESDQEDNDDINDNDWSYGSEKKAKKRKSDKNPNSPRRSKSLKHKNGEISGNPDPFKYSNSAGISYETLGPEDLQTLLTTQCGVISEHTKKMCTRSLRCPQHTDEQRRSVRVYLLGPSASLPEAESSVENDSFEVAESQALMSRLQWDGSSDISPSDSASSKASTNNSESRKTKKKKPHLGLVSGTSGLSSSKKKKPKPPAPHTPSIYDDIS, from the exons ATGAAAATGGAGGAAATGTCTTTATCTGGCCTGGATAACAGCAAACTAGAG GCTGTTTCGCATGAGATCTACACAGATCTGGTGGAAGATGCCTGTCTGGGCCTCTGCTTTGAAGTCCACCGGGCAGTCAAGTGTGGCTACTTCTTCCTGGATGACACAGACCCAGACAGCATGAAAGACTTTG AGATCGTGGATCAGCCTGGCGTGGACATCTTCGGGCAGGTCTATAACCAGTGGAAGAACAAGGAGTGCGTGTGCCCCAACTGCAGCCGCAGCATTGCTGCCTCCCGCTTCGCCCCCCACCTGGAGAAGTGCCTGGGCATGGGCCGCAACAGCAGCCGCATTGCCAACCGGAG GATCGCGAGCAGCAACAACATGAACAAGTCAGAGAGCGACCAGGAGGACAACGATGACATCAATGACAATGACTGGTCCTATGGCTCTGAGAAGAAAG CAAAGAAGAGGAAATCAGACAAG AACCCCAACTCGCCCCGCAGGTCCAAGTccctgaaacacaaaaatg GTGAGATCAGCGGGAACCCCGACCCCTTCAAG TACAGCAACTCAGCAGGGATCAGCTACGAAACACTGGGCCCCGAGGATCTGCAGACGCTGCTCACCACG CAATGTGGGGTCATCTCTGAGCACACCAAGAAGATGTGCACCAG GTCCCTGCGGTGCCCGCAGCACACGGATGAGCAGCGGCGGTCGGTGCGCGTGTACCTCCTGGGGCCCTCCGC GTCCCTACCCGAGGCAGAGAGCAGCGTGGAGAATGACAGCTTTGAGGTAGCTGAGAGCCAGGCCCTCATGAGCCGGCTGCAGTGGGACGGCTCCTCTGACATCTCGCCCTCTGACTCGGCCTCCTCAAAAGCCA GTACAAACAACTCTGAATCCCGCAAGACCAAGAAGAAGAAGCCCCACCTGGGGCTGGTGAGCGGGACCTCAGGGCTGAGTTCCAGCAAGAAGAAGAAGCCCAAACCCCCTGCGCCCCACACCCCCAGCATCTATGATGACATCAgctga
- the LOC104555361 gene encoding ataxin-7-like protein 3 isoform X2 — MKMEEMSLSGLDNSKLEAVSHEIYTDLVEDACLGLCFEVHRAVKCGYFFLDDTDPDSMKDFEIVDQPGVDIFGQVYNQWKNKECVCPNCSRSIAASRFAPHLEKCLGMGRNSSRIANRRIASSNNMNKSESDQEDNDDINDNDWSYGSEKKAKKRKSDKNPNSPRRSKSLKHKNGEISGNPDPFKYSNSAGISYETLGPEDLQTLLTTQCGVISEHTKKMCTRSLPEAESSVENDSFEVAESQALMSRLQWDGSSDISPSDSASSKASTNNSESRKTKKKKPHLGLVSGTSGLSSSKKKKPKPPAPHTPSIYDDIS; from the exons ATGAAAATGGAGGAAATGTCTTTATCTGGCCTGGATAACAGCAAACTAGAG GCTGTTTCGCATGAGATCTACACAGATCTGGTGGAAGATGCCTGTCTGGGCCTCTGCTTTGAAGTCCACCGGGCAGTCAAGTGTGGCTACTTCTTCCTGGATGACACAGACCCAGACAGCATGAAAGACTTTG AGATCGTGGATCAGCCTGGCGTGGACATCTTCGGGCAGGTCTATAACCAGTGGAAGAACAAGGAGTGCGTGTGCCCCAACTGCAGCCGCAGCATTGCTGCCTCCCGCTTCGCCCCCCACCTGGAGAAGTGCCTGGGCATGGGCCGCAACAGCAGCCGCATTGCCAACCGGAG GATCGCGAGCAGCAACAACATGAACAAGTCAGAGAGCGACCAGGAGGACAACGATGACATCAATGACAATGACTGGTCCTATGGCTCTGAGAAGAAAG CAAAGAAGAGGAAATCAGACAAG AACCCCAACTCGCCCCGCAGGTCCAAGTccctgaaacacaaaaatg GTGAGATCAGCGGGAACCCCGACCCCTTCAAG TACAGCAACTCAGCAGGGATCAGCTACGAAACACTGGGCCCCGAGGATCTGCAGACGCTGCTCACCACG CAATGTGGGGTCATCTCTGAGCACACCAAGAAGATGTGCACCAG GTCCCTACCCGAGGCAGAGAGCAGCGTGGAGAATGACAGCTTTGAGGTAGCTGAGAGCCAGGCCCTCATGAGCCGGCTGCAGTGGGACGGCTCCTCTGACATCTCGCCCTCTGACTCGGCCTCCTCAAAAGCCA GTACAAACAACTCTGAATCCCGCAAGACCAAGAAGAAGAAGCCCCACCTGGGGCTGGTGAGCGGGACCTCAGGGCTGAGTTCCAGCAAGAAGAAGAAGCCCAAACCCCCTGCGCCCCACACCCCCAGCATCTATGATGACATCAgctga